One segment of Erigeron canadensis isolate Cc75 chromosome 2, C_canadensis_v1, whole genome shotgun sequence DNA contains the following:
- the LOC122589891 gene encoding protein SOB FIVE-LIKE 4-like: MESPSKGYGDHHGNITEECQSSESGWTMYIGGGSSMDDDYGGGGVVYDGSSRKNKGVVVKDEDDEDTDDSMASDASSGPSHLHLQQPWEQVAQQDDHGKQHKSSGKKSKKATGKKKDQESRKKDEYHQAGLVNEKRGVITTVQSGNRAWFLGKRK, from the coding sequence ATGGAGTCACCTTCCAAGGGATATGGAGATCATCATGGAAATATTACAGAAGAATGTCAGAGCAGTGAATCTGGTTGGACAATGTACATTGGTGGTGGTTCATCCATGGATGATGATTATGGAGGAGGAGGTGTTGTGTATGATGGTAGTAGTAGGAAAAATAAAGGGGTAGTTGtaaaagatgaagatgatgaagacaCAGATGATTCAATGGCTTCTGATGCTTCTTCTGGACCAAGTCATTTACATTTACAACAACCATGGGAGCAGGTTGCACAACAAGATGATCATGGGAAACAACATAAGTCTTCTGGCAAGAAGAGCAAAAAAGCAACAGGGAAGAAGAAAGATCAAGAATCAAGAAAGAAAGATGAATATCATCAAGCTGGTTTGGTGAATGAAAAAAGAGGGGTGATTACTACTGTCCAAAGTGGCAATAGGGCTTGGTTTTTGGGCAAAAGAAAGTAA
- the LOC122589207 gene encoding uncharacterized protein LOC122589207: MVVAKSESDPLWLGYSGDVAAAEFCLSGKMDSKEESEKLKRYEAEYANYLKSKYFSHQNIYGGEIFEEKATIDGMTIRAGSEPGTKSYADPLAFWNEKFGNRKLETETTTNLSNGKHSVKKSS, translated from the exons ATGGTTGTCGCAAAGTCGGAGAGTGACCCTTTGTGGCTTGGATATTCCGGTGACGTTGCGGCGGCGGAGTTCTGCTTATCTGG GAAAATGGATAGCAAGGAGGAAAGTGAAAAATTGAAGAGATATGAAGCTGAGTATGCCAATTACTTAAAATCTAAATATTTCTCACatcaaaatatttatggag GTGAGATTTTTGAAGAGAAGGCAACTATAGATGGGATGACTATCAGGGCAGGCAG TGAGCCAGGCACAAAATCTTATGCTGACCCACTTGCCTTTTGGAATGAAAAGTTCGGCAACAGAAAGCTTGAAACGGAAACAACTACCAACCTTTCGAATGGAAAGCACTCTGTTAAGAAGAGTTCATAA
- the LOC122587172 gene encoding uncharacterized protein LOC122587172 has translation MADLSLLEDDDYTDDHHDILLTIPTLYNLEDDEFDPDHDLGFISAHDFFSRRNLDRNPHPISSIHRNPLPIDRQNQVNFVIDMFHQRVEQSQFNSVLIQDNDNRNHNHNHNNRLIRSSNVDFGVGDDDNDVNWNEFDVGFDSGLGLGFLDFDCENPNCENRVCDHDDGDGVNGGSVYGFAEDDDDDDDNWGARVAPGSPEIVFGGLGVHLRVEDDSAVDDVASLHLCWDSLHLEDDDDDDDDDNVVGNGNGNGNRNADFEWEEVDDRVDEREGLSGFFDPEHYDDASVIQVEPLEGSGVVGSGEDHDHEGGSQWQVLSSIQNFGPSPDFEEEEDQYDEDNYAEYEMFFGQFGENDLSSLGRPPASKSAVENLSIVVMNQEDVEKNNNVCAVCKDEMNAGEKATQLPCSHRYHGDCIVPWLGIRNTCPVCRHELPTDDLEYERRKTGRVARA, from the coding sequence ATGGCGGATCTTTCCCTCCTTGAAGACGACGACTATACCGACGATCATCACGACATCCTATTAACAATTCCCACCCTCTACAATCTTGAAGACGACGAATTCGACCCAGATCACGATCTTGGATTCATTTCCGCCCATGATTTCTTTTCAAGACGCAATCTTGATCGAAACCCACATCCCATTTCATCAATCCATCGAAACCCTCTTCCAATTGATCGCCAAAATCAGGTTAATTTTGTAATCGATATGTTTCATCAGCGTGTTGAGCAATCCCAATTTAATTCTGTTCTTATTCAAGATAATGATAATcgtaatcataatcataatcataataatagatTGATTAGGTCATCTAATGTTGACTTTGGGGTtggtgatgatgataatgatgtaaattggaatgaatttgatgtgGGTTTTGATTctgggttagggttagggtttcttgattttgattgtGAAAACCCTAATTGTGAAAACCGTGTTTGTGATcatgatgatggtgatggtgtTAATGGTGGTAGTGTTTATGGGTTTgctgaggatgatgatgatgatgacgataaTTGGGGTGCTCGTGTTGCTCCGGGGTCTCCGGAAATCGTGTTTGGGGGATTGGGGGTGCATCTACGAGTCGAGGATGATTCGGCTGTTGATGATGTAGCAAGTCTTCACCTTTGTTGGGATTCTTTGCAtttagaagatgatgatgatgatgatgatgatgataatgtagTTGGGAATGGAAATGGCAACGGGAACAGGAATGCGGATTTTGAGTGGGAGGAAGTGGACGATCGAGTTGATGAAAGGGAAGGTTTGAGTGGGTTTTTCGATCCAGAACATTATGATGACGCCTCTGTTATACAAGTTGAGCCTTTAGAGGGTTCTGGGGTTGTAGGATCAGGTGAAGATCATGACCATGAAGGTGGTTCACAATGGCAAGTTTTGTCAAGCATTCAGAATTTTGGACCAAGCCCggattttgaagaagaagaagatcagTATGATGAAGATAACTATGCAGAGTATGAGATGTTTTTTGGGCAGTTTGGAGAGAATGATTTGTCGTCTTTGGGTCGACCACCTGCTTCCAAAAGTGCAGTTGAGAATCTTTCGATTGTAGTTATGAatcaagaagatgttgaaaagAATAACAATGTTTGTGCTGTTTGTAAGGATGAAATGAATGCTGGGGAAAAGGCAACACAGCTTCCGTGTAGTCATCGTTACCATGGAGATTGCATAGTGCCATGGTTGGGTATCAGGAACACTTGCCCTGTGTGTCGTCATGAGCTGCCAACCGATGATCTTGAGTATGAACGCAGAAAGACTGGAAGGGTTGCCCGTGCATAA